GCGGCATTTTCTGGCAGTTCGGTCAGGGCGCTATCTACCCGTTGCTGACTGCTTGATACTACAATCACCTCAGCACCTTCTTCTGCTGCTGCTTTGGCAGTAGCCAGGCCAATGCCCGATGTACCACCCATTAATATAATCCGTTTATGCTGTAGTTTGCTGATTTGAATTTGTGTGTTCATGATATAAATTATTTGATAGCACAAAGTTCAGCGGGTTGTGCGTGTATCCACTTACCAAATGGTAAAAACGTACAGCCAGCGGGCAAAAAATATATTTACATCATCAATATACCATGCGGTATTTTTATAAGTACTTTTGCCAAATTTTTATTTAAAGTTTAAAATCATGTTAAAACGAGTAGTGGTAACCGGCCTGGGGGCACTAACCCCGCTTGGCAACCAAGTAAAAGATTTTTGGAAAAATGTAGTGGCGGGCAAAAGTGCCGCTGCGCGCATCACCCATTTTGATCCCACTTTGTTCCGCACGCAGTTTGCCTGCGAACTGAAAGATTTTAACGCGGCCGATTTCCTGGACAGGGCCGACCTTAAACGTACCGATCCTTTTACCCAATATGCACTGGTAGCATCTGACGAGGCTATTAAAGATTCCGGCTTTGAGCTCGACAAGATGGATCCCTTTGATGTTGGTGTGATCTGGGGATCGGGCCAGGGCGGTATGGAAACCTTTGAAGAGCAGGTGCGTGAATATACTCTGGGCGACGGACATCCGCGTTTTAGTCCGTTTTTTGTGCCCAAGCTGATTACTAATATGGCCTCTGGGATGATCTCTATCCGCCATGGCTATATGGGTATCAACTATACTACCGTATCGGCCTGTGCTACCTCAAATACAGCCATTATGGATGCTTTTAATTACATCCGTTTAGGTAAGGCCAAAGTGATCATTACAGGCGGTTCTGAGGCTCCTATTACGCCGGCTTCATTTGGTGGCTTTAGTTCGATGAAGGCCATGTCAACCCGGAATGATGACCCTCAGGGCGCTTCCC
This region of Mucilaginibacter inviolabilis genomic DNA includes:
- the fabF gene encoding beta-ketoacyl-ACP synthase II; this translates as MLKRVVVTGLGALTPLGNQVKDFWKNVVAGKSAAARITHFDPTLFRTQFACELKDFNAADFLDRADLKRTDPFTQYALVASDEAIKDSGFELDKMDPFDVGVIWGSGQGGMETFEEQVREYTLGDGHPRFSPFFVPKLITNMASGMISIRHGYMGINYTTVSACATSNTAIMDAFNYIRLGKAKVIITGGSEAPITPASFGGFSSMKAMSTRNDDPQGASRPFDTHRDGFIMGEGAGALVLEEYEHAVKRGAHIYGEVRGAAMTADAYHMTATHPEGLGAAKGMQLALEEAGVSIFDVDYVNMHATSTPVGDLSELKAIQVLTKNEKNNIQISATKSMTGHLLGAAGAIEAIICLLAMRDSLIPPTINTTELDPAVPGSMNIILGETISHPVNLTMSNTFGFGGHNGIAVFGKV